A stretch of Fusarium poae strain DAOMC 252244 chromosome 2, whole genome shotgun sequence DNA encodes these proteins:
- a CDS encoding hypothetical protein (MEROPS:MER0031431) — translation MSLPRRALISVTSASASLFQGTETTGLFITEALHPYNILTAAGFEVDFSSETGTYTPDWLSQQPEFLNGDDLTTWSNPNSDFRKKLDNMTKASELDPSKYGLFYASAGHAALIDYPTATSLQRIAAQVWSNGGVVSSVCHGAAIFANLIDPTTNEPLIKGKRITGFTTEAEITMKIMEELRSWDREMVEEVADRLGAVYERAPGIWDDFHVVDGRLVTGQNPASAASTARAAVVVFETV, via the exons ATGTCGCTTCCCCGTCGTGCTCTCATCAGCGTCACATCTGCTTCGGCCAGCCTATTCCAAGGCACAGAAACCACCGGTCTATTTATCACCGAAGCTCTTCATCCATACAATATTCTCACTGCCGCGGGCTTTGAGGTAGACTTTTCTTCTGAGACCGGCACCTACACTCCTGATTGGCTCTCCCAACAACCTGAATTTCTCAACGGCGATGATTTGACGACCTGGTCTAACCCCAACAGCGATTTCCGCAAGAAGCTTGATAACATGACCAAGGCGTCAGAACTGGACCCTTCCAAGTATGGACTGTTCTATGCTTCTGCTGGGCATGCAGCTTTGATCGACTACCCTACCGCGACATCTCTCCAGAGAATTGCTGCCCAAGTGTGGTCAAATGGCGGAGTTGTCTCTTCTGTTTGTCATGGCGCAGCTATCTTTGCCAATCTCATTGATCCCACTACCAATGAGCCTCTCATCAAGGGAAAGAGAATCACAGGTTTCACCACCGAAGCCGAGATCACGATGAAGATCATGGAGGAATTGCGTAGTTGGGACCGTGAGATGGTTGAAGAAGTTGCAGATCGTCTCGGTGCAGTCT ATGAACGTGCTCCTGGTATTTGGGACGACTttcatgttgttgatggccGCCTGGTCACTGGCCAGAACCCTGCTAGTGCTGCATCAACTGCCCGAGCCGCAGTGGTTGTTTTTGAGACGGTGTAG